From the genome of Pirellulaceae bacterium, one region includes:
- a CDS encoding glycosyltransferase: MAHFAVICPESPGHFNPMTTLIAALKTEGHQVSWIGTLDGTARAKRLNIDSIAVGQSEYPIGSLDSILEQLGQLSGWRAARFSLNAYLSAMKVLQRDCPQAIRDSGATALITDETVFASRNLADVVGLPWISVSNALCLHPDADHPPLLPAWKYRKTRVARIRNSLGRSFGGLMMRSMRKQIFDFRRQHNLPAYDFFHQNVSERATIVQCPSEFDYPRSNPPAWLHYVGALHQTSSRPSVDFSYERLDGRPLIYASLGTAQNRLYSLFQTIAAAADDPSYQLVISLGGGGTPEDLGPLPGNPIVVPFAPQLELIRRASLVITHAGMNTAMESIAQGKPMVAIPITNDQPAVAARIAWTGCGEVVPIRQVNRQRLTRAIHRVLEEERYRQNSLRLSAANRRAGGVSVATKKIARSLS; this comes from the coding sequence ATGGCGCATTTTGCAGTTATTTGCCCCGAATCCCCGGGCCATTTCAACCCGATGACCACACTGATCGCTGCCTTAAAGACAGAAGGCCACCAGGTCAGCTGGATAGGAACACTTGACGGCACTGCTCGCGCAAAACGACTCAACATTGACTCAATTGCAGTGGGTCAGAGCGAATATCCCATTGGATCACTGGACTCGATCCTCGAGCAACTGGGGCAACTCTCCGGCTGGCGAGCAGCCCGATTTTCATTGAATGCCTACCTTTCCGCGATGAAGGTGCTCCAGAGAGATTGCCCCCAAGCGATTCGCGATTCCGGCGCAACCGCTTTGATAACCGACGAAACGGTCTTTGCCAGCCGCAACCTTGCCGACGTGGTCGGCCTACCATGGATCTCCGTCAGCAATGCGCTTTGTCTGCATCCGGATGCCGACCATCCGCCTCTGCTGCCCGCTTGGAAATATCGCAAAACACGAGTCGCCCGAATCCGAAATTCGCTGGGTCGATCATTTGGCGGTTTGATGATGCGTTCGATGCGAAAGCAAATCTTTGATTTTCGTCGACAACACAACTTGCCAGCCTACGATTTTTTTCACCAAAATGTCTCAGAGCGAGCCACAATCGTTCAGTGTCCAAGCGAATTCGATTACCCGCGTTCGAATCCACCCGCATGGCTGCATTACGTCGGAGCGCTCCATCAGACCTCCAGCCGTCCGTCCGTGGATTTCTCCTACGAGCGTCTGGACGGTCGCCCTTTGATCTACGCATCTCTGGGCACCGCCCAAAATCGCTTGTATTCGCTCTTCCAAACGATTGCCGCAGCCGCTGATGATCCGTCTTATCAACTCGTCATTTCACTGGGGGGAGGTGGAACACCGGAAGACCTTGGCCCACTTCCCGGAAATCCGATCGTGGTTCCCTTTGCTCCCCAACTCGAATTAATTCGTCGCGCCAGCCTTGTAATCACCCACGCAGGAATGAACACCGCCATGGAGTCGATCGCCCAAGGCAAGCCCATGGTCGCCATACCGATCACGAACGATCAACCTGCGGTCGCCGCCAGAATCGCCTGGACAGGCTGTGGTGAAGTGGTGCCGATCCGTCAAGTGAATCGGCAAAGACTGACGCGGGCAATTCACAGGGTCTTGGAAGAGGAACGATACCGCCAAAACAGTCTTCGCTTGTCAGCCGCCAATCGTCGTGCAGGAGGCGTTTCCGTCGCTACAAAAAAAATCGCCCGATCATTAAGCTGA
- a CDS encoding sugar-binding protein: MKAIGMFCVEVAALCCLTATVAAQDEVVASFQRTATPPVIDGLGNDAVWEQATVRTFDEFYELPGDDPNDGDDDMQITWQALWDADNLYLFVDIKDDEIVNEDSCNWQDDSVEFYIDAQNLDVDDYRPDANPGTPAFQLTAVAGDNAEAYCGELRIPEDSTSAFSWGINSYDGGDPFNPEDDELTAYPRGTDTSVAQIIDDNNWTFEVAFPWESLDETPENIIKNGEMGFGMAVNDDDIGGGRDSQWMWETDNGDLWRRSDVFPSVELVDDLAPGIEGDYNANGALDSGDLDLNASVGIANQDLSYDLNEDGVVNTADRIAWVNGLKNTWMGDADLNGVFDSSDLVKVFSAAKYESGQAATWDQGDWDGDMTFNSGDLVAAFSNAGYDAGERPGGPNPAVVVPEPTSMVLILFGCLCFLARRK, encoded by the coding sequence ATGAAAGCCATTGGAATGTTTTGTGTGGAGGTTGCTGCGCTTTGCTGCCTGACAGCAACCGTCGCTGCTCAAGATGAGGTCGTCGCGTCCTTTCAAAGAACGGCGACGCCTCCTGTGATTGACGGTCTAGGTAACGATGCCGTTTGGGAGCAAGCGACGGTTCGTACGTTTGACGAATTCTATGAATTGCCCGGTGATGATCCCAATGATGGTGACGACGACATGCAAATCACCTGGCAGGCGCTTTGGGATGCTGACAATCTTTATTTGTTCGTCGATATCAAGGATGACGAGATCGTGAACGAAGATAGTTGCAATTGGCAAGACGATAGTGTTGAGTTTTATATTGATGCACAAAATCTCGATGTTGATGACTATCGGCCTGATGCCAATCCGGGCACACCCGCCTTTCAGTTGACCGCAGTTGCTGGCGATAATGCGGAAGCTTATTGTGGTGAACTCCGAATTCCTGAAGACAGCACTTCTGCGTTTTCGTGGGGCATTAATTCGTACGATGGTGGCGACCCGTTTAATCCGGAAGACGATGAGCTCACCGCGTATCCTCGTGGTACAGACACCAGCGTTGCTCAGATCATTGACGACAACAATTGGACCTTTGAAGTTGCTTTCCCATGGGAGTCATTAGACGAAACGCCCGAGAATATCATCAAGAATGGTGAGATGGGCTTCGGAATGGCCGTTAACGACGACGACATCGGTGGTGGTCGTGATTCGCAATGGATGTGGGAAACGGATAATGGGGACCTGTGGCGACGTTCGGACGTATTTCCCTCAGTCGAGTTGGTGGATGATCTGGCCCCAGGGATTGAAGGCGATTACAACGCCAACGGCGCTCTTGATTCGGGTGACTTGGATCTCAACGCATCCGTAGGCATTGCGAATCAAGATTTGAGCTACGACTTGAATGAAGACGGCGTTGTGAATACGGCGGATCGCATTGCTTGGGTGAACGGATTAAAGAACACCTGGATGGGTGATGCGGACCTTAATGGCGTGTTCGATAGCTCGGACTTGGTCAAAGTGTTCTCCGCCGCTAAATACGAATCGGGACAAGCCGCGACCTGGGACCAAGGCGATTGGGATGGTGACATGACCTTTAATTCGGGTGACTTGGTGGCAGCATTTAGCAATGCTGGATATGACGCGGGCGAGCGACCAGGCGGTCCGAATCCTGCAGTCGTGGTTCCCGAGCCCACTTCCATGGTTTTGATCTTGTTCGGATGTCTTTGTTTCCTCGCTCGCCGCAAGTAG
- a CDS encoding VCBS repeat-containing protein, translating to MPVCYLLVLLFLATWGCSPSPPKQPTSHPASEVPPASGRENASKESSIITLGSTTAVPLDPPNPISDLKNKQDPKQDNWPSESISEAASQQLYRLREAMLNSERLRTQSSSIIADTVTGEPLLPLNLPIAFQTDRVVVRRLKKSSPPQLSDRSEIVDSLKALSRSLGVGPHLEIAFKLFDIEIEADGFSTLIRYEASNRTTAQATEQTAVWKCRWNLPAGQISPPQITRFHVESFEQVELVMPTGRLFGDCTASALQANDSYQQQILPSITDWLPQIPREFMSQFGHHGLAIGDVNGDQLDDLYVCDAGGLPNRLYIQQADGTAIDASASSAVNFLEDSVGALLIDLDNDGDQDLVVGTDPVLQIAENDGTGHFVLHRSISTDTDSFSLCAADYDSDGDLDIYVCGYDVRRKDPTHRGLPFPLPYHDANNGAPNRLLRNDGDFHFTDVTQIAGLDQNNSRFSMAASWEDVDNDGDQDLYVANDFGRNNLYMNDEGQFHDSAKSANVEDHASGMSVSWADYDRDGRMDLYVGNMFSSAGSRITHQDRFAAGVSPGTVKQLQRMARGNTLFRNESDNAPHFQDVSQTLGVTMGRWAWGSRFVDTRNTGWPDLIVANGYLTNDNHDDL from the coding sequence GTGCCCGTCTGTTATCTCTTGGTCCTGCTGTTTTTGGCAACGTGGGGTTGCAGCCCAAGCCCACCCAAGCAACCGACTTCCCACCCGGCCTCCGAAGTGCCCCCGGCCTCAGGGCGAGAAAACGCGTCGAAAGAGTCCAGCATCATCACGCTGGGCTCAACTACGGCCGTCCCTCTCGACCCGCCCAATCCAATCTCCGACTTGAAAAATAAGCAGGACCCCAAACAAGATAACTGGCCCAGCGAGTCGATAAGCGAAGCTGCCAGTCAGCAACTCTACCGACTACGAGAGGCAATGCTCAATTCGGAACGCTTGCGGACACAATCGTCCAGTATTATCGCTGATACGGTTACCGGCGAACCTTTACTGCCGTTAAATTTGCCAATCGCATTTCAAACTGATCGGGTGGTGGTTCGTCGCCTGAAAAAATCATCTCCGCCACAGCTTTCCGACAGATCAGAGATTGTCGACTCCCTCAAGGCATTAAGCCGCTCTTTGGGCGTTGGCCCGCACTTAGAAATCGCTTTCAAGCTTTTTGATATCGAAATCGAAGCCGACGGCTTTAGTACGCTAATTCGTTACGAGGCCAGCAACCGAACGACCGCACAAGCGACCGAACAAACAGCCGTTTGGAAATGTCGATGGAATTTACCCGCAGGTCAGATTTCACCGCCGCAAATCACCCGCTTCCATGTGGAAAGTTTTGAGCAGGTGGAATTGGTCATGCCGACCGGTCGACTTTTCGGAGACTGTACAGCCTCTGCATTGCAAGCGAATGATTCATATCAACAACAGATCTTACCCAGCATCACCGACTGGTTACCCCAGATACCGCGAGAGTTCATGAGTCAATTTGGGCATCATGGCCTGGCAATCGGCGACGTCAACGGAGACCAACTCGATGATCTCTATGTTTGTGATGCGGGGGGCCTACCGAACCGCCTCTATATTCAACAAGCGGATGGTACCGCAATCGATGCGTCGGCAAGTTCTGCAGTTAACTTCCTTGAAGATTCTGTGGGAGCCCTTCTAATCGATTTAGATAACGATGGAGATCAAGACCTCGTCGTCGGCACCGACCCTGTACTACAGATTGCCGAAAATGATGGCACAGGTCATTTCGTCCTGCATCGCAGCATCAGCACTGATACCGATTCGTTTTCCCTCTGCGCTGCCGATTATGATTCAGACGGAGACCTTGATATCTACGTTTGTGGTTACGACGTGCGACGTAAAGACCCGACTCATCGTGGTCTCCCCTTTCCACTTCCGTATCATGACGCAAACAACGGCGCTCCCAATCGCTTACTTCGCAACGACGGTGATTTCCATTTCACGGATGTGACCCAAATCGCGGGTCTCGACCAAAACAACAGTCGCTTTAGCATGGCCGCCTCCTGGGAAGATGTCGACAACGATGGCGATCAGGACCTTTATGTGGCGAACGACTTCGGTCGAAACAATCTGTACATGAACGATGAGGGTCAATTTCATGATTCAGCCAAATCGGCGAATGTGGAGGACCACGCGTCGGGCATGTCCGTTTCCTGGGCCGATTATGATCGTGATGGCCGAATGGATCTCTATGTTGGCAACATGTTTTCCTCGGCTGGAAGCCGAATAACTCACCAAGACCGTTTCGCTGCAGGCGTTTCGCCCGGCACTGTGAAGCAACTGCAAAGGATGGCACGTGGTAACACATTATTTCGCAATGAAAGCGACAACGCTCCTCATTTCCAAGATGTAAGTCAAACGCTTGGGGTCACCATGGGCCGTTGGGCGTGGGGTTCTCGTTTTGTCGACACTCGCAATACAGGTTGGCCCGATTTGATTGTCGCCAACGGCTACCTGACGAATGACAATCACGATGATTTATGA
- a CDS encoding tetratricopeptide repeat protein encodes MKLLREGRSFSGRERNCAFMNCDGQAFANISAVSGLNYDDDGRALAVSDWDQDGDLDLWFLNRTGPRLRLMINQSDQRSSQSNKFVAFQLQGTESNRDGIGARVTVHLPDPTNGETPSTTLPIHQTLSAGDAFLSQSSKWLHFGLGEADSIESVLVRWPSGRLETFKGCQLGNRYRLIEGAGKPILVDQSSRNIVLKPSKQQTASPAKLQRVAFATPVPLPIVKYRADAGTETPLTATNDRPLVVSLWASWCLPCLAELEQLTDQADSLKQAGIDVLALSLNGLDKNHADSAEDAIHFLDKISFPWPRGIAQQESLEKILLLEELLFNRRPQLSVPTSLLITKDGELAAIYRGPISPSAIIQDVRQLNSPAKDPRDFSAPLSGSWNTPPRQLMVSALAREFRTRGYQADYARYLSLDRERLKRARDLASSPEQKAQIDSQYAQANFTLGVALAASGQTEEAIDHFRRAIAAQADHTDALINLGVLLAKAGDSQAALQSFQQAVKFNPDSLPARINLATALSSRKSFQESIEHYRYVLRKQPSQELHQRFGRVLLETGTYQEAAKQFESALQLEKRDFASTLALTWLLATCNEDSVRDGERALELAKRLNSGQTTNDPLVLDILAAAFAEAGDFTQARETQLEAIKRLGSQNVKALTAFEQRLRHYEDGRPFRDSDAKYP; translated from the coding sequence ATGAAACTCCTGCGCGAGGGTCGATCTTTCAGCGGTCGTGAGCGTAATTGCGCCTTCATGAATTGCGATGGGCAAGCATTTGCGAACATTTCGGCAGTAAGCGGTCTCAACTACGATGATGACGGACGCGCACTTGCAGTCAGCGACTGGGATCAGGATGGTGACCTGGACCTCTGGTTTCTCAACCGCACGGGGCCTCGCCTGCGCTTAATGATTAACCAAAGCGATCAGAGGTCCAGTCAGTCGAACAAATTTGTCGCCTTTCAACTCCAAGGTACTGAATCGAATCGCGATGGGATTGGAGCTCGCGTTACCGTCCACTTGCCAGACCCCACGAACGGGGAAACGCCCTCCACGACGCTACCGATTCACCAAACATTGTCTGCAGGAGACGCTTTTCTGTCGCAATCCAGTAAGTGGTTACATTTTGGCCTGGGAGAGGCCGATTCCATTGAGAGCGTACTCGTACGCTGGCCCTCAGGAAGGCTGGAGACCTTCAAGGGCTGCCAACTCGGAAATCGCTATCGATTAATCGAAGGTGCTGGCAAACCGATCCTCGTTGATCAGTCGTCAAGGAATATCGTTCTTAAACCCTCGAAGCAGCAAACAGCGTCCCCTGCAAAACTGCAACGCGTGGCATTCGCCACTCCTGTTCCATTACCCATCGTCAAATACAGAGCTGATGCCGGCACGGAAACTCCACTCACCGCAACCAACGATCGCCCGCTAGTCGTTTCCCTCTGGGCCAGCTGGTGTTTGCCCTGCCTTGCTGAACTAGAACAATTGACCGACCAGGCCGACTCCCTGAAACAGGCAGGAATCGACGTCCTCGCACTCTCTTTGAATGGCCTCGACAAGAACCATGCGGACTCAGCCGAAGACGCGATTCACTTCTTAGACAAAATTAGCTTTCCTTGGCCCCGGGGAATTGCTCAGCAGGAGTCGCTCGAAAAAATACTGCTCCTCGAAGAGTTGCTTTTCAACCGCCGACCCCAGTTATCAGTTCCAACAAGTCTCCTAATTACAAAGGACGGTGAATTAGCGGCCATTTACCGCGGCCCAATTTCGCCGAGCGCAATCATCCAAGATGTGCGTCAGTTGAACTCGCCTGCCAAGGATCCGCGTGATTTTTCCGCACCTCTGTCCGGTAGCTGGAACACACCTCCTCGCCAGCTAATGGTCAGCGCATTAGCAAGGGAGTTCCGCACACGTGGCTACCAAGCCGACTACGCCCGGTATCTGTCCCTGGACCGAGAGCGGCTGAAACGAGCCCGCGACCTAGCGAGCAGCCCGGAACAAAAGGCGCAAATTGACTCACAGTATGCGCAGGCCAACTTCACCCTTGGCGTCGCGCTCGCTGCGTCGGGCCAAACCGAAGAAGCAATCGATCATTTCCGCCGCGCCATTGCCGCACAAGCTGACCACACGGATGCACTGATTAACCTGGGAGTCCTGTTGGCGAAAGCCGGCGATTCGCAAGCGGCCCTCCAATCGTTTCAGCAAGCCGTCAAATTCAATCCTGATTCGCTACCAGCCCGAATCAATCTGGCAACCGCCCTCAGCTCTCGCAAGTCGTTTCAGGAGTCGATTGAACATTACCGCTATGTTTTAAGGAAACAACCAAGCCAGGAGCTTCACCAACGTTTTGGACGCGTTCTTTTAGAAACAGGTACCTACCAAGAAGCCGCCAAACAGTTCGAGAGTGCGCTGCAATTGGAAAAGCGAGACTTTGCGTCCACCCTCGCACTCACTTGGCTATTGGCAACCTGTAACGAAGATTCAGTACGCGACGGAGAACGGGCATTAGAGCTGGCAAAGCGGCTGAATTCTGGACAAACCACCAATGATCCGCTCGTGCTCGACATCCTGGCTGCTGCCTTTGCCGAAGCTGGCGACTTCACCCAGGCTCGCGAGACACAACTCGAGGCGATTAAGCGGCTTGGCTCGCAGAACGTAAAAGCACTGACTGCCTTTGAGCAACGGTTGCGTCATTATGAAGATGGCCGTCCATTCCGTGACAGCGACGCCAAATATCCATAG
- a CDS encoding CRTAC1 family protein, with amino-acid sequence MIRRNLGFVFLLLGCGMLDADESRIRLTDVTSETGITFQHSDGSDGRHLIVEYVSAGLALFDYDGDGDVDIYFLNGAPARDRPSRPVRNALYRNDGNWKFTDVTQQAGVGDDQHGLGVTVGDFDQDGDPDLYVSNFGPNRLYRNEGDGTFTEVAKAAGVDDGDRVGAGVCFIDIDQDGDLDLYVANYLKFSYDQQIDRTRQGFSVYASPLDFDPEADSLYRNNGDGTFVDFSEDSGIASKLGYGMGMVATDFDLDGDSDLFVGNDVGANFVFQNNGKGRFKEIGLLSGFSYDRTGTIQGTMGVDCSDFDNDGHFDLHVTSYQNELATLYKNVNGVFLEDTTNLSGAGLGTNAEVTWGNGFVDFDNDGDRDIFVACGHLYPNVERFDDRTSYRARNILFENSGQGKFRNVTDSAGSGMRVKLSSRGAGFDDLDNDGDIDVVILNSREGPTLLRNDSPVKHHWLDVRLAGRRANREGVGARVEVMTGDNKQVDEVRRGRGYQSHFGSDLHFGVGTNAKIDEIRVHWPGGGVDVVKDVATNQRITIEQGQTSVQIDRK; translated from the coding sequence ATGATTCGTCGCAACCTAGGCTTTGTTTTCCTGCTGCTCGGCTGTGGAATGTTGGACGCTGATGAATCACGAATTCGACTTACCGATGTAACATCCGAAACGGGAATTACATTTCAACATTCTGACGGTAGTGATGGTCGCCATTTGATTGTTGAGTACGTCAGCGCTGGCTTAGCGTTGTTTGATTATGACGGCGACGGGGATGTTGATATCTATTTCCTGAATGGTGCCCCCGCTCGAGATCGACCGAGTCGGCCAGTGCGTAATGCGCTCTATCGCAATGATGGAAATTGGAAATTTACCGACGTCACTCAACAAGCAGGTGTCGGTGACGACCAGCATGGGCTCGGTGTGACCGTCGGTGATTTTGATCAGGATGGCGATCCTGATCTTTACGTGAGTAACTTCGGCCCTAATCGACTCTATCGAAACGAAGGAGATGGAACGTTTACTGAGGTTGCCAAGGCGGCTGGCGTCGATGATGGAGACCGAGTTGGGGCGGGCGTCTGCTTTATCGATATCGACCAGGATGGTGACCTCGATCTCTATGTGGCGAACTATTTAAAGTTTTCCTACGACCAACAGATCGATCGTACCCGGCAAGGCTTTTCGGTTTACGCGAGCCCACTCGACTTTGATCCTGAAGCTGATTCGCTTTATCGGAACAACGGTGACGGCACTTTTGTGGATTTCAGTGAGGATAGCGGGATCGCGAGTAAGTTGGGTTATGGGATGGGCATGGTGGCGACTGACTTCGATTTAGATGGCGATAGTGACCTCTTTGTCGGCAACGATGTGGGGGCGAATTTCGTTTTTCAGAATAATGGAAAAGGTCGATTCAAGGAGATCGGTTTGCTAAGCGGTTTTTCGTACGATCGAACCGGAACCATCCAGGGGACAATGGGTGTTGATTGCAGTGATTTTGACAACGATGGGCATTTTGATTTGCATGTGACCTCCTATCAAAATGAACTGGCGACGCTCTACAAAAATGTAAACGGCGTCTTTCTCGAAGACACGACCAATCTGAGCGGCGCGGGTTTAGGAACGAACGCAGAAGTTACCTGGGGCAATGGATTTGTGGATTTTGATAACGACGGAGATCGAGATATTTTTGTTGCCTGTGGGCACTTGTATCCGAACGTTGAGCGATTCGATGATCGCACCTCCTATCGGGCGCGGAATATTTTGTTTGAAAATTCCGGGCAAGGAAAGTTCCGAAATGTGACGGATTCCGCCGGATCGGGAATGCGGGTGAAACTCAGCAGTCGTGGCGCCGGTTTTGACGACCTGGATAATGACGGGGATATCGATGTTGTTATTCTTAACTCTCGCGAAGGACCCACGTTGCTCAGGAATGACAGCCCCGTAAAACATCATTGGCTGGACGTCAGATTGGCTGGCCGTCGTGCAAATCGAGAAGGCGTAGGTGCCCGAGTCGAAGTCATGACTGGCGATAACAAGCAAGTGGACGAAGTTCGCCGTGGACGGGGATACCAAAGCCACTTCGGTTCCGACCTGCATTTTGGTGTTGGGACTAACGCGAAAATTGATGAGATCCGAGTTCACTGGCCGGGGGGAGGTGTGGATGTCGTCAAAGATGTGGCGACGAATCAGCGGATAACGATCGAACAGGGGCAAACATCCGTCCAAATCGATCGTAAATGA
- a CDS encoding tetratricopeptide repeat protein, which translates to MNAIRSDALLRLILQRVVPRATMFLLLLPIQTVNCAKHLRAQATEDPQPTVRAQAEGLKKRQYEIGTKVVTDFPDNFQALRLMGYVHSSHGRLDEMIACWQRCRELEPGRADIVDQLARQALKAEEYKEAIELWKQALEIDPNLKDAFRHVGEALLNLGRAEDAKRALRHQIKLSPNSVEANYLLGESYFQLQEFPKAKQSYRNVIRLQRSHSHAYYGLIKCCARLGQGEELVKYSKAFEQLEQEAISADQVVRSEFDDLQQMRSHLANTCVQAAELYRRADPAGARRLWEEAVDADPANANARQALAAYYLKQRNASAALEQYEALVKLEPKNPSHWRQIAFLYGRKGELANAEKAFKKMVEIAPKQAEPYRHLARFYLAANRENRLAEKLAARSLQIQPAAEGYFLLGWAQVKNGKGPQGVASVKKAIALKPDDPAYRQLLNSIEKSRSQK; encoded by the coding sequence ATGAATGCGATTCGAAGCGACGCTCTCTTGAGACTCATTCTGCAAAGAGTCGTACCCAGGGCCACCATGTTCCTGCTGCTGCTGCCGATCCAGACGGTGAATTGCGCAAAGCATCTTCGTGCTCAGGCTACAGAAGATCCGCAGCCAACCGTTCGTGCGCAGGCGGAAGGGCTAAAAAAAAGACAATACGAAATCGGGACAAAAGTTGTAACTGACTTCCCGGACAATTTTCAGGCCCTGCGATTAATGGGATACGTGCACAGTAGCCATGGGAGACTAGACGAGATGATTGCCTGCTGGCAAAGGTGTAGGGAGCTGGAGCCAGGCCGAGCGGACATTGTTGATCAGCTTGCAAGGCAAGCTCTAAAGGCTGAGGAGTACAAAGAGGCGATCGAGTTGTGGAAGCAGGCGCTGGAAATCGATCCGAATTTGAAAGATGCTTTCCGCCATGTGGGCGAAGCGCTACTCAATTTAGGAAGAGCGGAAGACGCGAAACGGGCGCTAAGACACCAGATCAAATTATCGCCCAATTCCGTAGAGGCCAACTATCTACTCGGTGAATCCTATTTTCAGTTGCAAGAGTTTCCCAAGGCAAAACAGAGTTATCGGAACGTCATCCGGCTGCAGCGAAGTCATTCACACGCTTACTATGGTCTAATCAAATGTTGTGCTCGGCTCGGTCAAGGTGAGGAGCTGGTGAAATATTCGAAGGCCTTTGAGCAATTGGAGCAAGAGGCCATTTCTGCAGATCAGGTAGTGCGATCCGAGTTTGATGACTTGCAGCAGATGCGAAGTCACCTTGCGAATACTTGTGTCCAAGCGGCCGAATTATATCGACGCGCCGATCCAGCGGGGGCGCGGCGTTTGTGGGAAGAAGCGGTCGATGCCGATCCGGCGAACGCGAATGCTCGCCAAGCGTTGGCGGCTTACTACCTCAAGCAACGCAATGCGTCGGCTGCTTTAGAGCAGTACGAAGCTTTGGTGAAACTGGAACCAAAAAACCCTAGTCATTGGCGGCAAATTGCCTTCCTGTACGGCCGAAAAGGTGAGTTGGCGAACGCAGAAAAGGCTTTCAAGAAAATGGTGGAAATTGCACCCAAGCAAGCGGAACCGTACCGGCATTTGGCAAGATTTTATCTGGCCGCCAATCGCGAGAATCGACTGGCTGAAAAACTAGCGGCCCGATCGCTTCAAATTCAACCGGCTGCGGAAGGCTATTTTCTGTTGGGGTGGGCTCAAGTTAAGAACGGAAAAGGGCCGCAGGGTGTCGCTTCGGTTAAAAAAGCCATTGCGTTGAAGCCCGATGATCCAGCCTATCGGCAGTTGTTAAACTCGATAGAAAAAAGCAGGTCGCAAAAGTGA